A portion of the Algimonas porphyrae genome contains these proteins:
- the fabZ gene encoding 3-hydroxyacyl-ACP dehydratase FabZ, whose protein sequence is MTHTLPLERDDVAGLLPHSAPALLVDRVLAFDGRATHAQVHVAPDWDVFRGHFPDRPILPGVLMIEMVAQTGALTGLLGGMVHDGAFLAFTGINKARFRRPVVPGETLDLFAELQDVRRNIYRFVGRAECEGQRALTIEFLASPLTFDE, encoded by the coding sequence ATGACGCACACACTCCCGCTGGAACGCGACGATGTCGCCGGGCTTTTGCCACACTCCGCTCCCGCGCTGCTCGTCGACCGCGTGCTTGCCTTCGATGGGCGCGCAACGCATGCACAGGTTCACGTCGCACCTGACTGGGATGTCTTTCGGGGACATTTCCCGGATCGGCCCATTCTGCCTGGCGTCTTGATGATTGAGATGGTCGCGCAGACAGGGGCGCTCACCGGGCTGCTCGGCGGCATGGTTCATGACGGCGCTTTTCTTGCCTTTACAGGGATTAACAAGGCGCGGTTCAGGCGTCCGGTCGTGCCCGGCGAGACGCTGGACTTGTTTGCGGAACTGCAGGATGTTCGCCGCAATATTTACCGCTTCGTCGGTCGGGCGGAATGTGAAGGTCAGCGTGCGCTGACGATCGAGTTCCTCGCCAGCCCGCTGACGTTTGACGAATAG
- a CDS encoding UDP-3-O-(3-hydroxymyristoyl)glucosamine N-acyltransferase: protein MIDTRFYELIEGGLSVSDLCARLDLAAPEGSLAETRIFEPAPLVTSQAGSLAFLESRKHSPTLETAKASACFVTDALADAVAERNIVPLICKAPKYQLARATDILVKAAKRPAEIAQDSHIHPSTIIGPGVVIGSNVSIGPNSVITNAIIGDDTHIGACTVIGGTGFGVVTGPDGAIMSVPHVGRVLIGRNVRIGSNTCIDRGQLGDTVIGDDCQIDNLVQIAHNCVLERGCALAGRVGISGSCHIGEGVLMGGSAGLADHITVGPGARLAAFAGVMHDVPAGETWSGIPAMPIRDHMRIVAKAKRDIRK from the coding sequence ATGATCGATACGCGTTTCTATGAACTGATCGAGGGCGGGCTGTCAGTGTCCGATCTCTGCGCGCGACTTGATCTTGCTGCACCCGAAGGCTCTCTCGCCGAAACCCGTATTTTCGAACCGGCGCCGCTTGTGACATCACAGGCGGGCTCGTTGGCATTTCTCGAAAGCCGGAAGCATTCTCCAACGCTAGAAACCGCGAAAGCCTCGGCCTGTTTCGTCACTGATGCCTTAGCAGACGCTGTGGCGGAGCGGAACATCGTCCCGCTGATCTGCAAGGCCCCCAAATATCAATTGGCCCGTGCCACGGATATTCTGGTTAAAGCGGCGAAGCGGCCTGCCGAGATCGCACAGGATAGCCATATCCACCCCTCGACGATCATCGGTCCGGGGGTCGTCATTGGATCTAATGTATCGATTGGCCCGAATTCGGTTATTACGAATGCCATCATCGGCGATGACACACATATCGGTGCATGTACCGTCATCGGTGGGACCGGCTTTGGTGTGGTTACAGGACCGGATGGCGCGATAATGTCAGTTCCACATGTGGGGCGCGTGCTGATTGGCCGGAATGTCCGAATCGGTTCCAACACCTGCATCGATCGTGGCCAGTTAGGCGATACGGTGATCGGCGATGATTGCCAGATCGACAATCTAGTCCAGATCGCCCACAACTGCGTACTGGAACGGGGATGTGCTTTGGCAGGTCGGGTTGGAATTTCAGGCTCATGTCATATCGGCGAGGGGGTGCTGATGGGCGGCAGTGCCGGGCTTGCCGATCATATTACGGTCGGTCCCGGCGCGCGTCTGGCCGCCTTTGCAGGTGTCATGCATGATGTTCCCGCAGGCGAGACCTGGTCCGGTATTCCGGCTATGCCGATCCGAGATCATATGCGTATTGTTGCCAAGGCAAAACGGGATATTCGGAAATGA
- a CDS encoding OmpH family outer membrane protein: MLTLTTLRRVAIGGAIAMVTSAAAFAQSTILVVDTTKAYNDSAVGQHIARQVETMAKSTGAQLSAQATPLESQKKNLELQTDGKSEAQIRQDAALVSQLQTFQKSALKLRQDTAVAQRELQMTEAKARQLVSAKMKTIIDQIARERNADVVLEKQLVIYGEPADITATVLSRLNAEMTTVPVVRERIPVDRTGS, from the coding sequence ATGCTTACATTGACAACCCTTCGCCGCGTCGCCATTGGCGGGGCCATTGCCATGGTCACCAGCGCAGCCGCCTTCGCGCAGAGCACAATCCTCGTCGTCGATACGACCAAGGCTTATAATGATAGCGCGGTCGGGCAGCATATTGCCCGTCAGGTCGAAACCATGGCGAAAAGCACAGGCGCGCAGCTGAGCGCACAGGCGACTCCGCTCGAGTCACAGAAGAAAAATCTGGAACTGCAGACGGACGGTAAGTCCGAAGCGCAAATCCGTCAGGACGCCGCCTTGGTGTCTCAACTTCAGACCTTCCAGAAAAGCGCTCTGAAATTGCGTCAGGACACGGCTGTTGCTCAGCGCGAGCTCCAGATGACAGAGGCCAAAGCGCGTCAGCTCGTCTCGGCCAAAATGAAGACGATTATCGATCAAATCGCCAGAGAGCGGAATGCCGATGTTGTTCTGGAAAAGCAGCTGGTGATCTATGGCGAACCGGCCGACATCACGGCGACAGTCCTTTCCCGTCTGAATGCGGAAATGACGACCGTTCCTGTCGTCCGGGAGCGCATCCCAGTTGATCGCACAGGATCCTGA